In Mytilus edulis chromosome 7, xbMytEdul2.2, whole genome shotgun sequence, a single genomic region encodes these proteins:
- the LOC139481270 gene encoding uncharacterized protein encodes MSVLETNCIIFLCYSLESTIVFEADFDSMLWDQIMSRLIQCYGKADSKCPTKLPSDLKEFQEKMKQYCKDNVRLIAEVPSVVAKTCGHDVVSSDKNDAKYNQHKSLQQISAESCTVSNLNKTVYEVMETVKEAYGLTRHIATEVVVYLISDLNRSHIPERQHSVPIGYAMKGYSMTTDVMRNMVNDILEKCYHGGLYVPVISFDGQWYTIAVRSANNEPLTILQLMKDVYKQARSIKKSDMLKHMKQINLVPKLSNREEVFELIDNQVEDKITILNGKDVKTTIYTLLKKKETPYLLHTSSTVAALLFNNSTVENKEITEEHENSRTEFLDNLPENIAPLIENDILEQVTNEQDISSHQVDNMFHTDISAELRTIFQDDDSHLLLNEASAIQRHIENNSRNDESVENSTQSPENQEKRTIEDEEFIKMLSALQTDSKVKKKKWESISLSEFKTIFQSIEEIRKHFYRVEIQVCMISITDFLKAQHIRFAVSWTKYKLSDLMFNLVNQPEVLMTRSRSMKKLYCLKTLCLMSISKFPKDVLNIVYAEHIYPTEELKWRNNMPFDESTHIEGLNTNIQWYSKPEYVSNRFMHLFSLLDCHHLLTNARIKCCSTGIVEAGIHSNAWSKVARQTSKDGKEIISSALVDDLIDIQRNVYVQKTFSNEVETAMTENGDLEEAIFCKLIREWYQAEDEPGIAALERCERRLNLRTWLLDKIDIGKFPPPGRHVKGIPIVMFEGLMTNIERRIQLFPFIKSGAYNVRALGSLESEICFWPVPGFRPKRKWCIET; translated from the coding sequence ATGTCAGTTTTAGAAACTAACTGCATAATTTTTCTCTGCTATAGCTTGGAAAGTACAATAGTTTTTGAGGCAGACTTTGACAGTATGTTATGGGATCAGATAATGTCGAGACTTATTCAATGTTATGGAAAAGCAGACAGTAAGTGTCCAACGAAGCTTCCCAGTGATTTAAAggaatttcaagaaaaaatgaaacagTATTGTAAAGACAATGTTCGGTTAATTGCAGAAGTACCATCAGTAGTTGCCAAAACGTGTGGTCATGATGTAGTATCATCTGATAAAAATGACGCAAAATATAATCAACATAAATCATTGCAGCAAATTTCCGCTGAAAGTTGTAcagtttcaaatttaaataagACTGTTTATGAAGTTATGGAAACTGTCAAAGAAGCATATGGTTTAACACGGCACATAGCAACCGAAGTTGTAGTTTATCTCATATCCGATCTCAACCGATCACACATACCAGAAAGGCAACATTCCGTCCCAATCGGATATGCCATGAAAGGGTACAGTATGACAACAGATGTAATGCGAAACATGGTAAATGACATACTGGAAAAATGTTATCACGGAGGATTGTATGTTCCTGTCATATCTTTTGATGGCCAATGGTATACAATTGCCGTTCGTTCAGCAAACAACGAACCACTTACAATACTTCAGCTGATGAAAGATGTGTATAAACAAGCTCGAAGTATAAAGAAATCTGATATGTTGAAACACATGAAACAGATTAATTTAGTACCCAAGCTTAGTAACCGGGAAGAAGTCTTTGAATTGATAGACAATCAAGTGGAAGACAAAATAACAATACTTAATGGTAAAGACGTGAAGACAACAATTTATACATTATTGAAGAAAAAGGAGACCCCTTACCTTTTACACACGTCAAGTACTGTTGCAGCATTATTGTTTAATAACAGCACagttgaaaataaagaaataactgAGGAACATGAAAATTCAAGAACAGAATTCCTTGATAATCTTCCGGAAAATATTGCACCCCTTATAGAAAATGACATACTTGAGCAGGTAACAAATGAACAAGATATATCTTCTCATCAAGTCGATAACATGTTTCATACAGATATTTCAGCTGAATTAAGGACTATTTTTCAAGACGATGACTcacatttacttttaaatgaagCTTCTGCGATACAGAGACATATAGAGAATAACTCACGAAATGATGAAAGTGTGGAGAATAGCACCCAAAGTCCTGAAAATCAAGAAAAAAGAACAATCGAAGATGAAGAATTTATCAagatgttgtcagcacttcaaacTGAcagcaaagttaaaaaaaagaaatgggaATCAATTAGTTTGTCAGAGTTTAAAACTATATTCCAAAGTATTGaagaaataagaaaacatttCTACAGAGTTGAAATTCAAGTTTGTATGATATCAATAACTGATTTTTTAAAGGCTCAACACATTAGGTTTGCTGTTTCGTGGACAAAATATAAACTATCAGACTTGATGTTCAACCTTGTCAATCAACCTGAAGTCCTTATGACAAGATCAAGATCTATGAAAAAACTGTATTGCTTAAAAACTCTTTGTTTGAtgtctatttctaaatttccaaAGGACGTTTTGAATATTGTCTATGCAGAACACATTTATCCCACTGAAGAACTGAAATGGAGAAATAACATGCCGTTTGATGAATCAACACATATTGAAGGATTGAATACAAACATTCAATGGTATTCTAAACCAGAATACGTTTCGAATCGTTTTATGCATCTTTTCAGTTTATTGGACTGTCATCATCTATTAACAAATGCCCGAATAAAATGTTGCAGCACTGGAATCGTGGAAGCAGGCATACATAGTAATGCTTGGTCAAAGGTTGCAAGGCAAACATCAAAAGATGGAAAAGAAATCATTAGTAGCGCACTCGTTGACGATCTTATAGACATACAAAGAAATGTTTACGTTCAAAAAACATTCTCCAACGAAGTTGAGACAGCAATGACAGAAAATGGAGATTTAGAGGAAGCCATTTTTTGTAAACTTATCAGAGAATGGTACCAAGCTGAAGACGAACCTGGAATTGCAGCTTTAGAACGGTGTGAGAGGCGACTTAACTTACGAACTTGGCTTTTGGACAAGATTGATATTGGCAAATTCCCCCCTCCAGGGCGACATGTGAAAGGGATTCCTATAGTGATGTTTGAAGGTTTAATGACTAATATTGAGAGAAGAATTCAGCTTTTCCCGTTCATTAAGAGTGGAGCATACAATGTACGAGCTCTTGGCAGTCTTGAATCGGAAATTTGTTTTTGGCCAGTTCCAGGATTTAGACCCAAAAGGAAGTGGTGTATTGAGACCTGA